From the Euphorbia lathyris chromosome 6, ddEupLath1.1, whole genome shotgun sequence genome, one window contains:
- the LOC136231979 gene encoding transcription factor MYB13-like produces the protein MITYLQFEKMLLKKGAWSSEEDDKLIAYINKYGIWNWNEMPKAAGLLRTGKSCRLRWMNYLRPNIKHGNFTKEEDETIITLKQMLGNRWSAIAAKLPGRTDNEIKNHWHSHLNKLVKKNNHVSVEKPKIQVQKTSEHEILNSENHSFLTSSSSENYYSGIDENMFPAELKVEDLDLLPEEMNDQELDVNDYEMIMEDQHQDQDSNLSQLTGELQTFPMEFFQGSDYSSSSSSSQDEMIDYTTNFWYDHDHQSLKEEIVFFADDYLWQ, from the exons ATGATAACATATCTTCAATTTGAGAAGATGCTATTGAAGAAAGGTGCTTGGAGCTCTGAAGAAGATGACAAATTGATTGCTTATATTAACAAATATggcatttggaattggaatgagatgCCTAAAGCTGCTG GTTTGCTAAGGACCGGAAAGAGTTGCAGACTTCGATGGATGAACTACTTGAGACCAAATATAAAGCATGGAAACTTCactaaagaagaagatgagacTATTATCACTCTTAAACAAATGTTAGGAAACAG ATGGTCTGCAATAGCAGCTAAATTACCTGGAAGAACAGATAACGAAATCAAGAATCACTGGCACTCTCACTTGAATAAACTtgtaaagaaaaacaatcatgtcaGTGTCGAAAAACCCAAAATTCAAGTCCAGAAAACATCTGAACATGAAATATTGAATTCTGAAAATCACAGCTTTTTGACTTCGTCATCATCAGAAAATTATTACTCGGGCATAGATGAAAATATGTTTCCAGCTGAACTGAAAGTCGAAGATCTGGATCTTCTACCGGAGGAGATGAATGATCAGGAATTGGATGTAAATGATTATGAGATGATTATGGAAGATCAGCATCAGGATCAGGATAGTAATTTATCACAATTAACAGGAGAATTACAGACATTTCCAATGGAATTCTTTCAAGGTTCTGATTacagttcatcttcttcgtcatcacagGACGAAATGATTGATTATACTACTAATTTCTGGTATGATCATGATCATCAAAGCTTAAAGGAGGAAATTGTATTTTTTGCAGATGATTATTTATGGCAGTAA